One window from the genome of Solea solea chromosome 2, fSolSol10.1, whole genome shotgun sequence encodes:
- the LOC131455467 gene encoding ras-related protein Rab-9A-like: MSKSSLLKVIILGDGGVGKSSLMNRYVTNKFNTHLFHTIGVEFLNKELEVDGHHIVLQIWDTAGQERFRSLRTPFYRGSDCCLLTFSVDDGQSFLNLAHWKKEFTYYADLKAPDSFPFVVIGNKLDVPERQVSGEDARKWCRENGGHPYFETSAKDATNVALAFEEAIRRILVTDDRADDLIHTNTVDLSRKTHTDSTCC, translated from the coding sequence ATGTCCAAGTCGTCACTCTTGAAAGTCATCATCCTGGGCGACGGCGGCGTTGGCAAATCGTCGCTCATGAACCGCTACGTCACCAACAAGTTTAACACTCACCTCTTCCACACCATTGGCGTGGAGTTCCTCAACAAGGAGCTGGAGGTGGACGGCCACCACATCGTTCTGCAGATTTGGGACACGGCGGGTCAGGAGCGTTTCCGCAGCCTCCGCACGCCTTTCTACCGTGGCTCCGACTGCTGCCTGCTCACCTTCAGCGTCGACGACGGGCAGAGTTTCCTCAACCTGGCTCACTGGAAGAAGGAGTTCACTTATTACGCAGACTTAAAGGCCCCGGATAGCTTCCCCTTTGTGGTCATTGGCAACAAACTGGACGTTCCTGAACGTCAGGTGTCAGGAGAGGATGCGAGGAAGTGGTGCCGTGAGAACGGCGGACACCCATACTTTGAGACGAGCGCCAAGGACGCTACAAATGTAGCGTTGGCCTTCGAGGAGGCCATTCGCCGCATTCTTGTGACGGATGATAGAGCTGACGACCTCATCCACACTAACACGGTGGATTTATCAAGAAAGACTCACACTGATTCCACCTGCTGCTGA